The Penaeus vannamei isolate JL-2024 chromosome 39, ASM4276789v1, whole genome shotgun sequence genome window below encodes:
- the LOC113815870 gene encoding uncharacterized protein isoform X2, whose protein sequence is MDSKEEATATSGNVTLEIPASVPSYVIISEQIPKANGEGQHGGRREYLWSDEATEKLVMMVKENYAKVIGGRDAREEVFREITKKLVEYIPGITIRQVHMKWKNLKQRFKKYELKKSKDRYRVKEPLCYNLLCSFLERPTVPTYDVICCDFDEEEEELLQQHQRHQLQLQPQKQRLQQQQVGIIPTIEMIEEISPTDSCTRISEKTTDTNKRRKLDKLTASQRRMESLFSEVLSEMKKNNSVMESFFTDFRNIMKRNEEHQLELIRTLKERNQILKQAVQK, encoded by the exons TCTGAACAAATTCCTAAAGCCAATGGTGAAG GGCAGCATGGAGGAAGACGAGAATATTTGTGGTCAGATGAAGCAACAGAGAAACTGGTAATGATGGTGAAGGAAAATTACGCGAAGGTTATAGGGGGAAGAGATGCAAGGGAAGAAGTCTTTCGTGAGATCACCAAAAAACTTGTGGAATAT ATTCCAGGCATCACAATCAGACAAGTTCATATGAAATGGAAGAACCTAAAACAGAGATTCAAGAAATACGAACTAAAGAAATCCAAAGATAGATACCGTGTCAAAGAACCTCTTTGCTACAATTTGCTGTGTTCATTTCTTGAAAGACCGACAGTCCCTACATATGATGTGATATGTTGCGAttttgatgaagaagaagaggaacttcTGCAGCAGCACCAAAGACACCAGCTCCAGTTACAGCCCCAGAAACAACGATTGCAGCAACAGCAAGTAGGTATAATTCCCACCATTGAAATGATAGAGGAAATATCGCCCACAGACAGCTGTACTAGAATATCAGAGAAAACCACAGACACCAACAAGAGACGAAAACTGGACAAGCTCACAGCAAGTCAGAGGAGAATGGAGTCATTGTTCAGCGAAGTTCTTAgtgagatgaagaagaacaactcTGTCATGGAAAGCTTTTTTACCGACTTTAGGAACATtatgaaaagaaatgaggagcATCAACTTGAACTAATCAGAACTCTGAAGGAACGTAATCAAATCCTGAAGCAGGCTGTTCAGAAGTGA
- the LOC113815870 gene encoding uncharacterized protein isoform X1, giving the protein MDSKEEATATSGNVTLEIPASVPSYVIISEQIPKANGEGTGQHGGRREYLWSDEATEKLVMMVKENYAKVIGGRDAREEVFREITKKLVEYIPGITIRQVHMKWKNLKQRFKKYELKKSKDRYRVKEPLCYNLLCSFLERPTVPTYDVICCDFDEEEEELLQQHQRHQLQLQPQKQRLQQQQVGIIPTIEMIEEISPTDSCTRISEKTTDTNKRRKLDKLTASQRRMESLFSEVLSEMKKNNSVMESFFTDFRNIMKRNEEHQLELIRTLKERNQILKQAVQK; this is encoded by the exons TCTGAACAAATTCCTAAAGCCAATGGTGAAG GAACAGGGCAGCATGGAGGAAGACGAGAATATTTGTGGTCAGATGAAGCAACAGAGAAACTGGTAATGATGGTGAAGGAAAATTACGCGAAGGTTATAGGGGGAAGAGATGCAAGGGAAGAAGTCTTTCGTGAGATCACCAAAAAACTTGTGGAATAT ATTCCAGGCATCACAATCAGACAAGTTCATATGAAATGGAAGAACCTAAAACAGAGATTCAAGAAATACGAACTAAAGAAATCCAAAGATAGATACCGTGTCAAAGAACCTCTTTGCTACAATTTGCTGTGTTCATTTCTTGAAAGACCGACAGTCCCTACATATGATGTGATATGTTGCGAttttgatgaagaagaagaggaacttcTGCAGCAGCACCAAAGACACCAGCTCCAGTTACAGCCCCAGAAACAACGATTGCAGCAACAGCAAGTAGGTATAATTCCCACCATTGAAATGATAGAGGAAATATCGCCCACAGACAGCTGTACTAGAATATCAGAGAAAACCACAGACACCAACAAGAGACGAAAACTGGACAAGCTCACAGCAAGTCAGAGGAGAATGGAGTCATTGTTCAGCGAAGTTCTTAgtgagatgaagaagaacaactcTGTCATGGAAAGCTTTTTTACCGACTTTAGGAACATtatgaaaagaaatgaggagcATCAACTTGAACTAATCAGAACTCTGAAGGAACGTAATCAAATCCTGAAGCAGGCTGTTCAGAAGTGA
- the LOC113815867 gene encoding juvenile hormone epoxide hydrolase 1 isoform X2, with amino-acid sequence MSWMKLFSAAIVIAALLYKIREKSMAESPMPELDPDPWWGPGEREKGDDSVRNFKIAISNQDLDDLKARLSLPLRLTPPLENANFTYGMNQNTLKEIVQHWRLKYDWRKREALLNYYPHFMTKIEGLDIHFMRGSAQTKGAKNIKVLPLLLIHGWPGTFVEFYDIMPLLTTPQEDSNVVFEVICPSIPGYGFSQGSAKQGLSHLETAQIFLKLMKRLGYDQFYLQGGDWGSIIATSMATMYPENILGIHLNMFVANSLGPNLKLILGAILPAGIVVSHEDQEKLYPLTEKFGMFARETGYLHIQATKPDTIGAALNQSPVSLAAYIMEKFSSWTHRDNYKEVNGGLLHKHFPIDIDKILDNICIYWFTGSITTSVRYYAENFSPKAVANNLDSIPCRVPSAMSAFPHDLLNQPKNFIAHKFYDIVSYSDQLVGGHFAAMERPKLLARDFHQFVNTVETREN; translated from the exons ATGTCATGGATGAAACTCTTTTCGGCGGCTATAGTAATAGCGGCCTTGCTttacaaaataagagagaagtcCATGGCAGAATCTCCCATGCCAGAACTCGATCCTGATCCATGGTGGGGACCCGGAGAGCGCGAGAAGGGAGATGATTCTGTCAGGAACTTCAAAATTGCCATTTCCAATCAG GACCTTGATGATCTGAAGGCTCGGCTTTCCTTGCCCCTACGCCTCACACCCCCCCTTGAGAATGCCAACTTCACCTATGGGATGAACCAGAATACCCTGAAGGAGATTGTGCAGCACTGGCGACTCAAATacgactggagaaagagagaagctcttcttaattattatcctcatttcat GACCAAAATTGAAGGTTTAGATATCCACTTCATGCGAGGTAGTGCCCAGACAAAGGGTGCCAAGAATATAAAAGTACTACCACTCCTACTTATACATGGATGGCCTGGCACTTTTGTGGAATTTTACGATATCATGCCTCTCTTGACCACACCACAGGAGGACAGCAATGTTGTGTTTGAAGTTATATGTCCTTCAATACCAGGATATGGATTCTCTCAGGGCTCAGCTAAACAAG GTCTTAGCCACTTGGAAACAGCACAGATATTCTTAAAGCTTATGAAAAGGCTGGGATATGACCAGTTCTACCTTCAGGGTGGTGACTGGGGCTCAATCATTGCAACAAGTATGGCTACCATGTACCCTGAGAA TATACTGGGTATCCATCTCAACATGTTTGTGGCCAACAGCCTAGGACCTAATTTGAAGCTGATTCTGGGAGCCATTCTTCCAGCAGGCATTGTGGTATCTCATGAAGACCAGGAAAAACTCTATCCCTTAACAGAAAAGTTTGGCATGTTTGCTCGTGAGACTGGCTATCTACATATCCAGGCTACAAAACCAGATACTATTG GTGCAGCATTGAACCAAAGCCCTGTTAGTTTAGCTGCATATATAATGGAGAAATTCAGTTCTTGGACTCACAGAGATAATTACAAAGAAGTGAATGGGGGGCTTCTGCACAAACATTTCCCTATTGATATCGACAAGATCTTGGATAACATCTGCATTTATTG GTTCACTGGTTCCATCACAACAAGTGTGCGTTACTATGCTGAAAACTTCAGTCCAAAGGCCGTGGCAAACAACCTTGACAG TATTCCTTGTCGTGTGCCGTCGGCCATGTCTGCCTTCCCTCACGACCTCCTAAACCAACCAAAAAACTTTATTGCTCACAAGTTCTATGATATTGTCAGCTACAG CGACCAGTTGGTAGGTGGACATTTTGCAGCCATGGAGCGACCAAAATTACTCGCTAGAGATTTTCACCAGTTTGTCAACACTGTGGAAACCAGAGAGAATTAA
- the LOC113815867 gene encoding juvenile hormone epoxide hydrolase 1 isoform X1, producing the protein MMSWMKLFSAAIVIAALLYKIREKSMAESPMPELDPDPWWGPGEREKGDDSVRNFKIAISNQDLDDLKARLSLPLRLTPPLENANFTYGMNQNTLKEIVQHWRLKYDWRKREALLNYYPHFMTKIEGLDIHFMRGSAQTKGAKNIKVLPLLLIHGWPGTFVEFYDIMPLLTTPQEDSNVVFEVICPSIPGYGFSQGSAKQGLSHLETAQIFLKLMKRLGYDQFYLQGGDWGSIIATSMATMYPENILGIHLNMFVANSLGPNLKLILGAILPAGIVVSHEDQEKLYPLTEKFGMFARETGYLHIQATKPDTIGAALNQSPVSLAAYIMEKFSSWTHRDNYKEVNGGLLHKHFPIDIDKILDNICIYWFTGSITTSVRYYAENFSPKAVANNLDSIPCRVPSAMSAFPHDLLNQPKNFIAHKFYDIVSYSDQLVGGHFAAMERPKLLARDFHQFVNTVETREN; encoded by the exons ATGTCATGGATGAAACTCTTTTCGGCGGCTATAGTAATAGCGGCCTTGCTttacaaaataagagagaagtcCATGGCAGAATCTCCCATGCCAGAACTCGATCCTGATCCATGGTGGGGACCCGGAGAGCGCGAGAAGGGAGATGATTCTGTCAGGAACTTCAAAATTGCCATTTCCAATCAG GACCTTGATGATCTGAAGGCTCGGCTTTCCTTGCCCCTACGCCTCACACCCCCCCTTGAGAATGCCAACTTCACCTATGGGATGAACCAGAATACCCTGAAGGAGATTGTGCAGCACTGGCGACTCAAATacgactggagaaagagagaagctcttcttaattattatcctcatttcat GACCAAAATTGAAGGTTTAGATATCCACTTCATGCGAGGTAGTGCCCAGACAAAGGGTGCCAAGAATATAAAAGTACTACCACTCCTACTTATACATGGATGGCCTGGCACTTTTGTGGAATTTTACGATATCATGCCTCTCTTGACCACACCACAGGAGGACAGCAATGTTGTGTTTGAAGTTATATGTCCTTCAATACCAGGATATGGATTCTCTCAGGGCTCAGCTAAACAAG GTCTTAGCCACTTGGAAACAGCACAGATATTCTTAAAGCTTATGAAAAGGCTGGGATATGACCAGTTCTACCTTCAGGGTGGTGACTGGGGCTCAATCATTGCAACAAGTATGGCTACCATGTACCCTGAGAA TATACTGGGTATCCATCTCAACATGTTTGTGGCCAACAGCCTAGGACCTAATTTGAAGCTGATTCTGGGAGCCATTCTTCCAGCAGGCATTGTGGTATCTCATGAAGACCAGGAAAAACTCTATCCCTTAACAGAAAAGTTTGGCATGTTTGCTCGTGAGACTGGCTATCTACATATCCAGGCTACAAAACCAGATACTATTG GTGCAGCATTGAACCAAAGCCCTGTTAGTTTAGCTGCATATATAATGGAGAAATTCAGTTCTTGGACTCACAGAGATAATTACAAAGAAGTGAATGGGGGGCTTCTGCACAAACATTTCCCTATTGATATCGACAAGATCTTGGATAACATCTGCATTTATTG GTTCACTGGTTCCATCACAACAAGTGTGCGTTACTATGCTGAAAACTTCAGTCCAAAGGCCGTGGCAAACAACCTTGACAG TATTCCTTGTCGTGTGCCGTCGGCCATGTCTGCCTTCCCTCACGACCTCCTAAACCAACCAAAAAACTTTATTGCTCACAAGTTCTATGATATTGTCAGCTACAG CGACCAGTTGGTAGGTGGACATTTTGCAGCCATGGAGCGACCAAAATTACTCGCTAGAGATTTTCACCAGTTTGTCAACACTGTGGAAACCAGAGAGAATTAA